The genomic DNA TGCAGCCTTTTTCGTTCTTGTCTAATTACTTTTTCCAGGTCGGATTTCAGCTCTTGGATCTCTAGCACGTCTACGATTCTCGACATCAAACGTTCGTTCAAGATCAGTCTTTCTTTGGAATTCGAAGCTTGATCTTCGGAATCCGTGATGGTGTTACTCTCACTGACGATTTCTGAATAGCCTTTGACATCCCTGAACGTCAAGGGCGGGGTTTGGTCGTCCAGTATGGTCTGTAGATGCCTCGCACCGAGGAGCGCCTTGAAGTTGCTGTAGGCTCTATACGTAAGGTAGAATCCAGGAACATTCGGTATCAATGGAACAAGCACTACTGGGAGCGTAAGCGGCAAACCCAGGAGGCAAAGCCACAGTTGCTTTTTGTGATATTTCATGCCAGCGATGCAAAGCTTGCGCAATTCCAGGAGCACAGAATCTCTGGTCATTGATTTGCTAGGGTAGTAGACGCTCAGGGGCTTTGATGTTAACGGTGTTTGAGATCTTGCGAATTGCGCCAGAGTCAGATGCGACTCTTTGTCGCTACTGGTGGTAACCCGTTTTAGAATGTAATTCTCACCGGGTATCGATTTCAAGCTATTTTCTGTCCATGGAGTGTTGTCCAGTAGTCGGTTGACATAAGagacaatttttttgttataGCTCTTTGGAGACTGGTTTAGCTTGTCCCAGATGCGTGCGGATTTCTTATTTATCCAGCGTTCAAATCGAATAATTCTCGAGCTATCATTGAGGATATCGCTAGTGTGCTTATGATAGATGTAAATTCTCTTGTTCGTTACCGGTATGGCGATCAGTTTTGCAGGTTCCTTAAGATATTCTTTAACTGAAACTGTTGTCGCGTTAGCGTTACTGGTGTAGTGCCTGGCAAATCCTCTTGtagcaagaaaaaaatcattctgCAAATAACGTGCCCCAATCATTATGCCGACCATTCCTAACTTTGGAATTGTACCAGTCTACCACAGTAGCGATTGTGCGTTGATTACCATTACTTCAACTACTTGATCTGTTATTCTACCCTTTTTTCAGGTTATTCGCAATACCTTTCGGGGTCGTCGTCAGCTTGGCGGGAGAAtatgcaaaagaaagatgaatTGGTATGacataaaaatatatcaattCAGTAGTGAATAAGcttaaataaaagaaaaacataGAGTTAGTTGCCTCAAACACCGAGGCGACATCTTTCCCAGGACTCTGAATCCTTCTCACAAAGAGTAGCAAGCTgcattgatttttcttcctgCTCAAGTTGAAGATATAGAGTAGAATTGACTTTTGTGTTTACAACTATAATTCAAAGTTAATAGCATAATAAGCATAATTTATTGGCCACTTTCACGAGGGAAATACACTTTTGTTATTGTTGAATAGCTGGCTTCCGTGGGTACAGAGGTCTGGTTCTTTGCTTTAATCCATGTCCATTGACCACAATACTAGACAACAAATCGACTCTCCGCAGTTGTCGGCTGCATCGTTAAGCTCGTCAAGTACAGATTCCGAAAAGAAGGATTCCAAGTCACAAAATGCTCTAGCAAACAATGATTATAGCCAAAGCTATTCCGGTGATGGTGTAAATGGCACGAAAGAAAGAGAGAATATCGAGCAGACTAGGAAAGCCGAAGCCAGTAATGCGATTCTGAACAAATATGCAAT from Zygotorulaspora mrakii chromosome 7, complete sequence includes the following:
- the MRX19 gene encoding Mrx19p (similar to Saccharomyces cerevisiae YDL183C; ancestral locus Anc_7.298), whose protein sequence is MVGIMIGARYLQNDFFLATRGFARHYTSNANATTVSVKEYLKEPAKLIAIPVTNKRIYIYHKHTSDILNDSSRIIRFERWINKKSARIWDKLNQSPKSYNKKIVSYVNRLLDNTPWTENSLKSIPGENYILKRVTTSSDKESHLTLAQFARSQTPLTSKPLSVYYPSKSMTRDSVLLELRKLCIAGMKYHKKQLWLCLLGLPLTLPVVLVPLIPNVPGFYLTYRAYSNFKALLGARHLQTILDDQTPPLTFRDVKGYSEIVSESNTITDSEDQASNSKERLILNERLMSRIVDVLEIQELKSDLEKVIRQERKRLQLEPETQPHPSHQDNVDTKRK